CGGACGTGCCCTTCTTCTGGAGCGCGCACTACGACAAGGTGGTCAACTACGTCGGACACGCCGAACGGTGGGACGCGGTGGAGGTGCACGGCGACCTCGCGGCGGGCGACGCGGCGGTGGCGTACCGGCTCGGCGGGCGCGTGCTCGCGGTGGCGACGGTGGGTCGCGACCGCGCCGCGCTCGAGGCGGACGCGGCGATGGCGCGCGGCGACGACGCGGCGCTGGAGGCGGCGATCCGTTAGGCGCCGAGCATCGCCTTCAACAGCGGCAGCGCGTCGTGCGGATCGTCGGACAGCGTGAGCCGCCACCCGCCGTCGCCGGCGAGGTCGCGCGCGACGGCCTCGTGACGCGCGGGGAAGCGGTCGAAGCCGGGATCGACGCCGTGGCGGAGCGCGTCGACGATCGCGTCGCGCGGCAGCCGCTCGAGCGCGACGCGCGGGCCGCGGGCGAGCAGGCACACGACCGCGTGGCGCGCCGCGTCGAGCGCGCGCGTGACGCCCAGCTCCACGGCGAGCTTCTCCTTGCCGCCGACGACGGACGTGGTGCCGACGGTCGCGACCTCGGGGAAGTGGCGCACGGTGTCCGCCGTGAGCCGCGCCTGACCGGGCCATCCCCACACGCGCAGCGCCGGCTCGCGCTGCACCCACACGCGGTCGTCGCCGAGCACGTCGAGCCCCGAGGCGTGCGCGAGGTAGGCGAGCGTGCTCTTGCCGCTGCCGCTCGGTCCCGCGAGCAGCACCGCGCGGCCGCCGCGCGCGACGCCGGCGGCATGGATCGGGTGGCGGTCGCGGTGAGCGAGCAGCGCGAGCGTGATCGCCTCGAGCATGGCG
This DNA window, taken from Gemmatirosa kalamazoonensis, encodes the following:
- a CDS encoding HPr kinase/phosphorylase, whose protein sequence is MTADMALVDFVPTADPLLRAPSLAHTTMLPVLGITTRFETNSAYVLGVATEAFGVWRALGTSVDAPRGAPEVRVRVVVHEGTEHVAGRAPVRHVCPDGARILVQSPGSVAVADPERGESVAYVTTTLAADRPHFRAAMLEAITLALLAHRDRHPIHAAGVARGGRAVLLAGPSGSGKSTLAYLAHASGLDVLGDDRVWVQREPALRVWGWPGQARLTADTVRHFPEVATVGTTSVVGGKEKLAVELGVTRALDAARHAVVCLLARGPRVALERLPRDAIVDALRHGVDPGFDRFPARHEAVARDLAGDGGWRLTLSDDPHDALPLLKAMLGA